The Paenibacillus sp. BIC5C1 DNA segment ACAATCTACTTATCTATTTCTTCTCTTATGCTTTTCCTGCGGATGCATTCTCCTGTATAATAAATTGATTTACGCCATTTGACTTCAAGAAGGAGCTACATCCATGACTAGCTTGAACCGTGCCGGCAGATCGATCTATCTGCTATTCTTTGTCGGCATTATTGCCATTTCGTTTTCTTCCATCTTTGTGCGCTGGTCCACAGCCGACGTCGCCGTCATTGCGATGTACCGACTGTTCCTCACAAATCTGCTAATGCTGCCTTTTGTGTGGAAATACCGGCACGAGATGATGCGTTTAAACTTCAGACAGTGGGCTTTACTGCTCGCATCCGGCGTGATGCTGGCACTGCACTTTCTGCTCTGGATGGGATCGCTTCGGCTCACGAGTGTAGCCAGTTCAACGGTCATTCTCGCTTTGGAGCCGATATTGATTCTCGCCGGTTCCGTCTGGCTGTTCAAAGCCAAAATTAACCGCATGATGATCATCGGTATGGGCGTTGCCCTGCTCGGATCGATCGCTATTGGAGCTGGAGATTTCCAGTTGGCAGGCACAGCGCTGCGAGGGGATATTCTTTCTTTGCTCGGAACGATCGCTGTGGCGGTACACATGCTGCTTGGACAGTTTTTGCGTGCCGGACTAAGTGCCTTCTCCTATAACTTCTGGGTATTTTTCGTAGCTGCCTTTACACTTGCGGTATATAATCTGGTTAATGGTCACCCGTTTGGCGGTTATGCGGCTTCCGAGTGGGGAATTTTCCTGTTGCTCGCAATCGTACCAACGATCTTTGGACATTATCTCTTCAACTGGCTGCTTCAATATATGAATGCCACGACAGTATCGATGGGGGTACTGGGGGAACCTGTATTTTCCTCTCTGCTGGCCTGGATGCTACTCGGTGAATCCCTCAACGGGCTTCAGATGTCTGCCGGAGTTGTCATTATTTTCGGGGTATGGATCTTCATTCGGTATGGCAAAACCAAACCACAGCCCATTCCCTCAGATGCTCCGCTAGCTGGAAAAGGACCAGTCGAACCTACAGCGGTGTAACTTGCGTTTGTATTCGGATATTTGTAAAAACAACTGGAACCTGCACCACGCAGATTCCGGTTGAATCCATCCCACTACATATAAGGCGGTGTGTTTTCATGAAAAATATTGTATCCATGCGCTGGCTGCTCGCCAGAATGTATGAACCAGATGTCGTCATTGCCGATTGCCGATT contains these protein-coding regions:
- a CDS encoding DMT family transporter, whose product is MTSLNRAGRSIYLLFFVGIIAISFSSIFVRWSTADVAVIAMYRLFLTNLLMLPFVWKYRHEMMRLNFRQWALLLASGVMLALHFLLWMGSLRLTSVASSTVILALEPILILAGSVWLFKAKINRMMIIGMGVALLGSIAIGAGDFQLAGTALRGDILSLLGTIAVAVHMLLGQFLRAGLSAFSYNFWVFFVAAFTLAVYNLVNGHPFGGYAASEWGIFLLLAIVPTIFGHYLFNWLLQYMNATTVSMGVLGEPVFSSLLAWMLLGESLNGLQMSAGVVIIFGVWIFIRYGKTKPQPIPSDAPLAGKGPVEPTAV